A window of the Flavobacterium sangjuense genome harbors these coding sequences:
- a CDS encoding T9SS type A sorting domain-containing protein yields MKIFAHLFLTLKQRSVSSFGVIACLFFCILASDLAYAQPTVLGSSVANGSYTTYNLVTRGGGVRYVKVNATSAGTAGRLWEFATGVAGSANYTTNWRPYTASQQLSTNTYIDPATATSSARYNTSSGGATGTLPAVVSGSYYTFIVGGNSTANNFMSVLSTTYNPKDITAASQSPLAASVGVGQSVVVTATISAVLSTNETLYLRYSNDGFANSTIIPFSTSGTSLTATIPGAFNTPSANISYYIFSSNQATAPSVAQADYFTLNLYNASGQNVAGGGTNYTYTVGATTPTYTWNQTGTASWATGTNWTPTRTAGAYDNLVFNNGATTTVTNIPAEQIGALSVSGNTAVNLQAASANTLTIANGAAGFDLSVASGSALNANGASALNLALMTGATGSISGSMTFSTSVNTISPTDANSLTFNNGSKFTQTTGNTGAIFGTTGTANLVVFASGSTFEQNAGSSPFGLGQPASKVTFQTGSLFRITVNQAPGFTGRTYANFEWDANGSQSITGGTATSIDNFTITQGTFNLNMTAAPSIKGNISVANGAVLGFSPASVTAINLNGTGTQTITTTGTGTITVGANGNLTVASGSTVDMGTSFITGAGIFTVVSGATLKTANADGIYSSTATGSIRTTTRNFNTGANYVYNGTANQTTGTGLPATVNSLSINNTGTSPNNVVTLTNACTTGIVVLTAGKFDLNSKTFTVSTGGTITATNGDFTSTAGPVAFAGTAVVSGTVNFPTVTMAGGVNFGSASNIVTSLQLNSGGFVATNAPTYGPASTLIYNVTNYGRSLEWSTTSGAGYPNHVQVGNGTATTLDVNNSANAFRKMAGNLTVSSGSIFNINGITNDNGGNGICVEVVGDIINNGTINFTAATKRLKGTNFTNGVTTGITNLSSAVGGDLEVTGNFTDNNTFNANNRAVFFTGTGTQVVSDSASAPFNIDYIVSNKASGTIQLGVDLLTAGPNGGNAITLTGSSDVLDLNGKTLTLGVAGNSSTISGTGIFRGNSTSKMIINGTGAFGTVRFDQTTPGTSNLLSNFTLNRTSGSIVLGNDLNVSTDLTLTDGTIDLGSSNLTIGTAGTITVSGPSTTKMIIADGSGELRKLTTSNTQANFTFPIGDSTGSANNAQYTPVTTSASASSGATFTNAYIAAKVNDSKILSNNSQTNYLTRFWTVRQSGITAAPFTTTITGTYITGSSFDLNGGSGTDALISSAQLSGSFNQTNNPWIKYSALNAGTLTATGATLADGVDSVFTGITGANPTGTITGGGVSLCPGTANVNLGVTSVTGDSTIVYSWSPSTFLSSTTISNPVVVSPTSTVTYTLTIRDGNGISTTANTTITASTTTTTNGGVNWSDGTPSSTKAAIFDGSNASINTNFQACTLRLTNSAIVTVASNANVTLSGAITVDSGSTFTLHNNANLLQGGTANANTGNIKVERNTSELYRFDYTLWSTPVTGQELYAFSPYTASNRFYTYDTANDYYTAVSFGTFSGQVNGVGGTEANHVPFTTGKGYLIRVRYDWPTYVNPSTGTQWMGTFEGVPNNGNYTVGLSTDLNGYNAVGNPYPSAIDIATFLSNNSGVIDPKLWFWRRRNLSGAPAYITYTNGTFNNGPNNSLSPLDPQPADLIQSGQGFFVKANTAGALQFNNDQRVIGNGTFFKDSNVTDTIDVSRIWLNLSNTEGVIGSMALGYKTGATNGLDEDFDGEFINDSATSFALNSLVDATELSVQHRALPFDTVDVVPLSFKTNATGTYNISINAVDGLFADNMQPIYLKDDLTATYHDLNTGAYSFASEAGTFNDRFEIVYALPLGVDNPSFTPNAVVIYPQNNDLVVNSGNIIMSSIKIFDIQGRLLQDIKDINSSQTKISAGLSNEVLLVQITSDDGIVVTKKVIR; encoded by the coding sequence ATGAAAATTTTTGCGCATCTTTTTTTAACATTGAAGCAACGTTCTGTGAGCTCTTTTGGAGTAATTGCCTGTCTGTTTTTCTGTATTTTAGCGAGCGATTTAGCTTATGCTCAACCAACTGTCTTAGGTTCGTCAGTTGCAAATGGCAGTTACACAACCTATAATTTGGTAACCCGAGGAGGAGGTGTTCGATATGTTAAGGTTAATGCGACTTCCGCTGGAACTGCCGGTAGATTATGGGAATTTGCTACAGGAGTTGCAGGTAGTGCGAATTATACAACTAACTGGAGGCCATATACTGCTTCACAGCAATTGTCAACCAACACCTATATCGATCCTGCAACAGCTACCAGTTCAGCACGTTACAATACTAGTTCAGGAGGAGCTACAGGTACTTTACCAGCAGTAGTTTCGGGTTCTTATTACACTTTTATAGTAGGAGGAAACTCCACTGCCAACAATTTTATGTCGGTATTGTCTACCACGTATAATCCTAAAGATATTACAGCGGCTTCTCAGAGTCCATTAGCAGCATCGGTCGGAGTAGGTCAGTCTGTAGTTGTTACGGCTACCATTTCGGCTGTTTTAAGTACGAACGAGACTTTATACTTGCGTTATTCCAATGATGGTTTTGCCAACTCTACTATTATTCCGTTTAGTACATCAGGAACCTCGTTAACCGCTACTATACCTGGAGCTTTTAACACTCCAAGTGCCAATATTTCTTATTATATTTTTTCTTCGAATCAAGCGACTGCACCTTCAGTGGCACAGGCTGATTATTTTACATTAAACTTATACAACGCTTCCGGACAAAACGTAGCCGGTGGTGGAACAAACTATACCTATACTGTAGGTGCTACTACTCCAACTTATACGTGGAACCAAACGGGAACCGCTTCATGGGCTACAGGAACTAACTGGACGCCTACAAGAACAGCGGGAGCTTATGATAATTTGGTTTTTAATAACGGTGCGACAACAACAGTTACCAATATTCCAGCCGAACAAATTGGAGCTTTAAGTGTTTCGGGAAATACCGCAGTGAATTTACAGGCCGCAAGTGCAAATACCTTAACCATTGCCAATGGTGCTGCAGGTTTCGATTTATCAGTAGCTTCTGGAAGTGCTTTGAACGCGAATGGTGCTAGTGCTTTGAATTTAGCTTTGATGACAGGAGCGACAGGAAGTATTAGTGGGAGTATGACTTTTTCAACGTCAGTGAATACCATATCGCCAACAGATGCAAATTCACTTACTTTCAATAATGGTTCGAAATTTACTCAAACAACAGGAAATACTGGGGCAATTTTTGGAACAACAGGTACTGCCAATTTAGTGGTTTTTGCTAGCGGTTCAACCTTTGAACAAAATGCAGGATCTTCGCCTTTTGGTTTAGGTCAGCCAGCTTCAAAAGTGACTTTCCAAACTGGAAGTTTATTTAGAATAACGGTAAACCAGGCTCCTGGATTTACAGGAAGGACTTATGCAAATTTTGAATGGGATGCGAATGGATCACAATCAATAACGGGTGGTACTGCAACTTCTATAGATAACTTTACAATAACACAAGGGACTTTCAATTTAAACATGACTGCAGCTCCAAGTATTAAAGGTAATATTTCAGTAGCAAATGGGGCAGTGTTAGGTTTTTCTCCTGCTTCAGTTACAGCTATCAACTTAAACGGAACCGGTACCCAAACTATTACCACAACAGGAACGGGTACAATAACTGTAGGTGCAAATGGGAATTTAACAGTTGCTTCAGGCTCTACTGTAGACATGGGGACTTCGTTTATTACGGGCGCAGGAATATTTACGGTTGTAAGTGGCGCTACATTGAAAACAGCAAATGCGGATGGTATTTATTCGTCGACAGCTACAGGATCTATTAGAACTACAACCAGAAATTTTAATACAGGAGCTAACTATGTTTACAACGGAACTGCTAATCAAACAACAGGAACTGGTTTACCGGCTACTGTAAATAGTTTGTCTATCAACAATACAGGTACATCGCCTAACAATGTCGTGACTTTAACTAATGCCTGTACTACAGGAATTGTAGTATTGACTGCAGGAAAATTTGACCTTAACTCAAAAACCTTTACCGTATCAACCGGTGGAACAATTACTGCAACAAATGGTGATTTTACTTCTACTGCTGGTCCGGTTGCTTTTGCAGGGACGGCTGTCGTTTCAGGAACCGTTAATTTCCCGACGGTAACTATGGCCGGAGGTGTGAACTTTGGTTCAGCTTCAAATATTGTTACTTCGTTGCAGCTTAACTCAGGTGGGTTTGTTGCTACTAACGCGCCAACCTATGGACCTGCTTCCACATTAATCTATAATGTAACAAATTATGGACGTAGTTTAGAATGGAGTACAACTAGTGGAGCAGGATACCCAAATCACGTTCAGGTAGGGAATGGTACTGCTACTACTTTAGATGTGAATAATAGTGCCAATGCTTTCCGTAAAATGGCAGGGAACTTAACGGTTTCTTCAGGGTCGATTTTCAATATCAACGGAATTACGAATGACAATGGCGGTAATGGAATTTGTGTTGAAGTGGTTGGTGACATTATTAACAACGGAACCATCAATTTTACAGCAGCCACCAAACGTCTGAAAGGAACTAATTTTACGAATGGCGTTACTACAGGTATAACAAATTTATCTTCTGCAGTTGGCGGGGATTTAGAGGTGACGGGTAACTTTACCGACAATAATACCTTTAATGCTAATAACAGAGCAGTGTTTTTTACAGGAACCGGAACACAGGTAGTTTCAGATTCTGCTTCTGCACCTTTCAATATCGATTATATTGTTTCCAATAAGGCTTCAGGAACTATTCAGTTGGGTGTTGATTTATTGACTGCCGGACCAAATGGTGGGAATGCAATTACTCTAACTGGCAGTTCGGATGTTTTGGATTTGAACGGAAAAACACTAACCTTGGGAGTTGCCGGAAATTCCTCTACCATATCGGGTACGGGGATATTTAGAGGAAACAGCACTTCCAAAATGATAATCAACGGAACGGGTGCTTTTGGAACCGTTCGTTTTGACCAAACAACTCCGGGAACCTCAAACTTATTAAGCAACTTTACCCTTAACAGAACTTCAGGAAGTATTGTACTTGGGAATGATTTAAATGTTTCTACAGACTTAACCCTAACTGATGGAACTATAGATTTAGGAAGCAGTAATCTAACTATAGGAACAGCAGGGACTATAACAGTTTCTGGTCCTTCGACTACTAAAATGATTATTGCTGATGGAAGTGGTGAATTGAGAAAATTAACGACCTCCAATACTCAGGCTAACTTTACTTTCCCAATAGGTGACAGTACGGGTTCTGCAAATAATGCACAGTATACTCCAGTTACTACGTCAGCCAGTGCTTCATCCGGAGCCACATTTACCAATGCTTACATAGCTGCTAAAGTTAATGACAGTAAAATTTTAAGTAATAATAGCCAAACCAATTATTTAACGCGTTTTTGGACGGTTAGACAATCGGGGATAACAGCTGCTCCGTTTACTACTACAATAACTGGAACCTATATCACTGGTTCATCTTTTGATTTAAATGGAGGATCCGGAACAGATGCTTTGATTTCTAGTGCTCAATTAAGCGGTTCTTTTAATCAAACTAATAATCCATGGATAAAGTATAGTGCTTTAAATGCTGGAACTTTAACTGCTACGGGAGCTACATTAGCAGATGGAGTTGATTCTGTTTTCACAGGTATTACAGGAGCTAACCCAACAGGGACTATTACTGGTGGAGGAGTGTCATTATGTCCTGGAACTGCAAATGTCAATTTGGGTGTAACTAGTGTAACTGGTGATTCAACTATTGTTTATAGCTGGTCACCATCTACTTTTTTGAGTAGTACTACTATTTCTAATCCGGTGGTTGTTAGTCCAACATCGACAGTAACATATACTCTTACAATTAGAGATGGGAATGGAATAAGTACTACAGCAAATACAACCATAACTGCCTCTACTACAACCACTACAAATGGTGGGGTAAATTGGTCAGATGGTACTCCTTCAAGTACCAAAGCTGCTATTTTTGACGGCAGTAATGCTAGTATAAATACGAACTTCCAAGCCTGCACGCTGAGATTAACAAATAGTGCAATAGTTACTGTTGCTTCTAATGCTAACGTCACTTTAAGTGGTGCCATAACTGTAGATTCAGGAAGTACATTCACTCTGCATAACAATGCTAATTTATTACAAGGAGGCACAGCAAATGCAAATACGGGTAATATCAAAGTAGAACGAAATACATCTGAACTATATCGTTTTGATTACACTTTGTGGTCAACTCCAGTTACTGGGCAAGAGTTGTATGCTTTTTCTCCTTACACTGCTTCCAATCGTTTTTATACTTATGATACGGCTAATGATTATTATACTGCTGTTAGCTTTGGTACTTTTTCAGGTCAAGTTAATGGAGTAGGCGGAACAGAAGCAAACCATGTTCCGTTTACAACTGGAAAAGGTTATTTGATTCGCGTACGTTATGATTGGCCTACTTATGTAAACCCTTCAACAGGAACTCAATGGATGGGAACTTTTGAAGGCGTGCCAAATAATGGAAACTATACAGTTGGATTATCAACTGATTTAAATGGGTATAATGCAGTCGGTAACCCTTATCCGTCAGCTATTGATATAGCTACTTTTTTAAGTAATAATAGTGGTGTGATTGATCCAAAACTTTGGTTTTGGAGAAGAAGAAATTTATCTGGCGCCCCTGCCTATATCACTTATACTAATGGCACGTTTAATAATGGGCCTAACAATAGTCTTTCTCCTTTGGATCCACAACCTGCAGATTTAATACAATCAGGGCAAGGATTTTTTGTAAAAGCTAATACTGCTGGAGCTTTACAATTTAATAATGATCAAAGAGTAATTGGTAATGGTACATTCTTTAAAGATTCAAATGTTACAGATACAATAGATGTAAGCAGAATTTGGTTAAACTTAAGTAATACAGAAGGTGTAATAGGTTCTATGGCACTTGGGTATAAAACGGGTGCTACAAATGGATTAGACGAAGATTTTGACGGGGAATTTATTAATGATAGTGCTACTTCATTTGCATTAAATTCATTGGTTGATGCTACTGAATTATCAGTTCAGCATCGTGCATTGCCTTTTGATACCGTTGATGTAGTTCCTTTATCTTTCAAAACAAATGCAACGGGAACCTATAATATTTCTATTAATGCAGTTGATGGTTTGTTTGCTGATAATATGCAACCAATTTATCTAAAGGATGATTTGACGGCAACGTATCATGATTTAAATACAGGAGCTTATTCATTTGCTTCAGAAGCAGGAACTTTTAATGACCGTTTCGAAATTGTATACGCCTTACCATTAGGAGTTGACAATCCATCATTTACTCCAAATGCAGTTGTTATTTATCCTCAGAACAATGATTTAGTTGTTAATTCAGGTAATATTATAATGTCATCTATTAAAATATTTGACATACAAGGCAGATTGTTACAAGATATAAAAGACATTAATTCAAGCCAAACTAAGATCAGTGCTGGTTTATCAAATGAAGTATTATTGGTACAAATAACATCTGATGATGGAATTGTTGTAACTAAGAAAGTGATACGATAA
- a CDS encoding DUF3467 domain-containing protein: protein MSDNNQQQGQINIELDEKTAEGIYSNLAIINHSASEFVIDFVTIMPGVPKAKVKSRIVLTPQHAKRFLKALGENIHRYEQVNGEIKDTEQPQIPLNFGTAGQA from the coding sequence ATGAGCGATAATAATCAACAACAAGGGCAAATCAATATAGAATTGGATGAAAAAACAGCCGAAGGAATTTATTCCAATTTGGCCATTATCAATCACTCAGCTTCTGAGTTTGTTATTGATTTTGTAACGATTATGCCGGGTGTGCCAAAAGCAAAAGTAAAATCAAGAATAGTGTTAACGCCACAACATGCAAAAAGGTTTCTGAAGGCATTGGGTGAAAATATTCATCGATATGAACAAGTTAATGGGGAAATCAAAGACACAGAGCAACCACAAATTCCTTTGAATTTTGGTACTGCGGGTCAGGCATAA
- the rpoC gene encoding DNA-directed RNA polymerase subunit beta', translating into MMNNRNNSRDPKNTIKRFDRISIGLASPESILAESRGEVLKPETINYRTHKPERDGLFCERIFGPVKDFECACGKYKRIRYKGIVCDRCGVEVTEKKVRRDRVGHINLVVPIAHIWYFRSLPNKIGYILGLPSKKLDMIIYYERYVVIQAGIATNAEGEPLQRLDFLTEEEYLNILDSLPQENQYLDDFDPNKFVAKMGAECIMDLLARTDLNELSYELRHAANNETSKQRKTEALKRLQVVESFRDSNNNRENRPEWMIMKVVPVIPPELRPLVPLDGGRFATSDLNDLYRRVIIRNNRLKRLMEIKAPEVILRNEKRMLQESVDSLFDNTRKASAVKTESNRPLKSLSDSLKGKQGRFRQNLLGKRVDYSARSVIVVGPEMKLFECGLPKDMAAELYKPFVIRKLIERGIVKTVKSAKKIIDKKEPVVWDILENVIKGHPVMLNRAPTLHRLGIQAFQPKLIEGKAIQLHPLVCTAFNADFDGDQMAVHLPLGPEAILECQLLMLASHNILNPANGAPITVPSQDMVLGLYYMTKERLTTPEMKILGEGLTFYSAEEVNIALNEGKLELNARVKIRAKDFNENGELVYKIIQTTAGRVLFNEVVPAAAGYINEVLTKKSLRDIIGKILAVTDVPTTAAFLDEMKDMGYKFAFKGGLSFSLGDIRIPEQKTQLIADARVQVEGISMNYNMGLITNNERYNQVIDIWTSANAQLTELAMKNIREDQQGFNSVYMMLDSGARGSKEQIRQLTGMRGLMAKPKKSTAGGGEIIENPILSNFKEGLSILEYFISTHGARKGLADTALKTADAGYLTRRLHDVSQDVIVNSVDCGTLRGIDVSALKKNEEIVETLGERILGRVALQDVINPLNNEILVHSGEQITEAIVKAIEESPIERVDVRSPLTCEAKKGICAKCYGRNLATGKMTQKGEAVGVIAAQSIGEPGTQLTLRTFHVGGVAGGVSEESTIVARFGGRLEIEDLKTVVGEDADGEKVDIVVSRSTELKLIDAKTGILLSTHNIPYGSVINVKDGDTVEKGATICKWDPYNGVIVSEFTGKIAYEDLEQGQSFQVEIDEQTGFQEKVISEGRNKKLIPTLLVYGKDGELIRSYNLPVGAHLMVEDGEKIKAGKILVKIPRRSSKAGDITGGLPRITELLEARNPSNPAVVSEIDGVVSFGKIKRGNREIVIESKFGEVKKYLVKLSSQILVQENDFVKAGVPLSDGAITPEDILRIQGPSAVQQYLVNEIQEVYRLQGVKINDKHFEVVIRQMMRKVRVEDPGDTLFLEEQLIHTADFLVENDKLYGMKVVEDAGDSEVLKPGQIVSPRELRDENSLLKRNDKNQVVARDVITATATPVLQGITRASLQTKSFISAASFQETTKVLNEAAVAGKVDTLEGLKENVIVGHRIPAGTGMRDYDHTIVGSKEDYNEIMASKEEYIY; encoded by the coding sequence ATGATGAATAATAGAAATAATAGTAGAGATCCTAAAAACACAATCAAGAGATTTGACAGAATTTCAATTGGATTAGCATCTCCGGAATCTATCTTGGCGGAGTCAAGAGGTGAGGTTCTGAAACCGGAAACAATCAATTATAGAACTCACAAACCAGAACGTGATGGTCTTTTCTGCGAAAGAATTTTTGGTCCTGTAAAGGATTTTGAATGTGCTTGTGGAAAATACAAAAGAATCCGTTATAAAGGAATTGTTTGTGACCGTTGTGGTGTTGAAGTTACTGAGAAAAAAGTACGTAGAGACAGAGTTGGACACATCAATCTTGTTGTGCCAATCGCTCATATCTGGTACTTCCGTTCGTTACCAAACAAAATTGGATACATTCTTGGTTTGCCATCTAAGAAATTAGATATGATTATCTACTACGAAAGATATGTAGTAATCCAAGCTGGTATTGCCACTAATGCAGAAGGCGAACCATTACAAAGATTAGATTTCTTAACAGAAGAAGAATACTTGAACATTCTTGATTCTCTTCCACAGGAAAATCAATATTTAGATGATTTTGATCCAAATAAATTCGTTGCCAAAATGGGAGCTGAATGTATTATGGACTTATTAGCAAGAACCGATTTAAATGAATTGTCATACGAATTGCGTCACGCTGCTAACAATGAAACTTCTAAGCAAAGAAAAACTGAAGCATTAAAAAGATTACAGGTAGTTGAGTCATTCCGTGATTCAAATAACAACAGAGAAAATCGTCCTGAATGGATGATTATGAAGGTTGTTCCTGTTATCCCGCCAGAATTACGTCCGTTGGTGCCGCTTGATGGTGGTCGTTTCGCGACTTCAGATTTGAATGATTTGTACAGAAGAGTTATCATCCGTAACAATCGTTTGAAAAGACTTATGGAGATTAAAGCTCCTGAAGTTATCTTGAGAAACGAAAAACGTATGTTGCAGGAATCAGTAGATTCATTATTTGACAACACACGTAAAGCTTCTGCAGTTAAAACAGAATCAAACAGACCATTAAAATCTCTTTCTGATTCATTGAAAGGAAAACAAGGTCGTTTCCGTCAAAACTTATTAGGAAAACGTGTGGATTATTCTGCTCGTTCGGTAATTGTTGTTGGACCTGAAATGAAATTGTTCGAATGTGGTTTGCCAAAAGATATGGCTGCTGAACTATACAAACCATTCGTTATTCGTAAATTAATCGAAAGAGGAATCGTTAAAACAGTTAAGTCTGCTAAGAAAATCATTGACAAAAAAGAGCCTGTAGTTTGGGATATCCTTGAAAATGTAATCAAAGGACATCCTGTAATGCTTAACCGTGCTCCTACTTTGCACAGATTAGGAATCCAGGCGTTCCAGCCAAAACTTATTGAAGGAAAAGCAATCCAATTGCACCCATTAGTATGTACGGCTTTTAACGCGGATTTTGATGGTGACCAGATGGCGGTTCACTTGCCACTTGGACCAGAAGCTATTCTTGAGTGTCAGTTGTTAATGTTGGCTTCTCATAATATCCTTAACCCTGCGAATGGTGCGCCAATTACGGTTCCATCTCAGGACATGGTTTTGGGTCTTTATTATATGACCAAAGAAAGATTGACTACTCCTGAAATGAAAATTTTAGGTGAAGGTTTGACATTCTATTCTGCTGAAGAAGTAAACATTGCTTTGAATGAAGGAAAATTAGAATTGAACGCTCGTGTTAAAATCAGAGCTAAAGATTTTAATGAGAATGGAGAATTAGTATACAAAATCATCCAAACTACTGCGGGTAGAGTATTATTTAACGAAGTAGTACCAGCTGCAGCAGGATATATCAATGAAGTATTGACTAAAAAATCTTTACGTGACATTATCGGAAAAATCCTTGCAGTAACTGATGTTCCTACAACGGCAGCTTTCCTTGATGAAATGAAAGATATGGGATACAAATTCGCTTTCAAAGGTGGTTTGTCATTCTCATTAGGTGATATTAGAATTCCGGAGCAAAAAACACAATTGATTGCTGATGCACGTGTTCAGGTTGAAGGAATTTCTATGAACTATAACATGGGTCTTATTACCAATAACGAACGTTACAACCAGGTTATTGATATTTGGACTTCTGCAAATGCTCAATTGACTGAGTTAGCAATGAAAAACATTAGAGAAGACCAACAAGGTTTCAACTCAGTGTATATGATGCTTGACTCTGGAGCAAGGGGTTCTAAAGAACAAATCCGTCAGTTAACCGGTATGCGTGGTTTGATGGCTAAGCCAAAAAAATCAACTGCTGGTGGTGGAGAAATTATTGAAAACCCGATTCTTTCTAACTTTAAGGAAGGTCTTTCTATCTTAGAATACTTTATCTCTACGCACGGTGCTCGTAAAGGATTAGCGGATACCGCTTTGAAAACAGCTGATGCTGGTTATTTGACTCGTAGATTACATGACGTTTCTCAAGACGTAATTGTAAACTCTGTAGATTGTGGTACGTTAAGAGGAATTGATGTTTCTGCCTTGAAGAAAAACGAAGAAATCGTTGAAACTTTAGGAGAAAGAATCCTTGGACGTGTTGCATTGCAAGATGTAATCAATCCATTGAATAACGAAATATTAGTTCACTCTGGTGAGCAAATTACCGAAGCTATTGTTAAAGCTATTGAAGAATCACCTATCGAAAGAGTAGATGTTCGTTCGCCTTTAACTTGTGAAGCTAAAAAAGGTATTTGTGCTAAATGTTACGGAAGAAACTTGGCAACAGGTAAAATGACTCAAAAAGGTGAAGCTGTAGGTGTAATTGCCGCACAGTCAATTGGAGAGCCGGGTACACAGTTGACACTTCGTACATTCCACGTTGGTGGAGTTGCGGGTGGAGTTTCAGAAGAATCTACTATTGTAGCAAGATTTGGAGGAAGACTTGAAATCGAAGATTTGAAAACGGTTGTTGGAGAAGATGCAGACGGAGAAAAAGTTGACATCGTAGTTTCTCGTTCAACTGAATTGAAATTAATTGATGCTAAAACAGGTATCTTATTGAGTACGCATAACATTCCTTATGGTTCTGTTATCAATGTAAAAGATGGTGATACTGTTGAAAAAGGAGCTACTATTTGTAAATGGGATCCATATAATGGTGTAATCGTTTCTGAATTTACAGGAAAAATTGCTTACGAAGATTTAGAGCAAGGACAATCATTCCAAGTTGAAATCGATGAGCAAACAGGTTTCCAGGAAAAAGTAATTTCGGAAGGAAGAAATAAAAAATTAATCCCAACCTTATTGGTTTACGGTAAAGACGGAGAATTAATCCGTTCTTATAACTTACCAGTTGGAGCTCACCTTATGGTTGAAGATGGAGAGAAAATTAAAGCAGGTAAAATCCTTGTGAAAATTCCTCGTCGTTCTTCAAAAGCGGGAGATATCACAGGAGGTTTACCAAGAATTACCGAGTTATTAGAAGCTCGTAATCCTTCAAACCCAGCGGTAGTTTCTGAAATCGATGGTGTAGTTTCTTTTGGAAAAATCAAAAGAGGTAACCGTGAGATTGTAATCGAATCTAAATTTGGTGAGGTTAAGAAATACTTAGTGAAATTATCAAGTCAAATCCTGGTTCAGGAGAATGACTTCGTAAAAGCGGGTGTGCCTTTATCAGACGGAGCTATTACACCGGAAGATATCTTGAGAATTCAAGGACCATCAGCTGTTCAACAGTATTTGGTTAATGAAATTCAAGAAGTATACCGTTTACAAGGGGTAAAAATCAATGACAAACACTTTGAAGTTGTTATCCGTCAGATGATGCGTAAAGTAAGAGTGGAAGATCCGGGAGATACTTTATTCCTTGAAGAGCAATTAATCCATACAGCTGATTTCTTAGTTGAGAATGATAAATTGTACGGAATGAAAGTGGTAGAAGATGCAGGTGATTCGGAAGTGTTAAAACCAGGTCAGATTGTTTCTCCACGTGAATTGCGTGATGAAAATTCTTTATTGAAACGTAATGATAAAAATCAGGTTGTTGCTCGTGATGTAATTACGGCTACTGCAACTCCGGTGTTACAAGGTATTACCAGAGCATCGTTACAAACTAAATCATTTATCTCTGCGGCATCGTTCCAAGAGACTACAAAAGTATTAAACGAAGCAGCAGTTGCTGGTAAAGTAGATACGCTTGAAGGTCTTAAAGAAAATGTTATCGTTGGACATAGAATTCCTGCAGGTACAGGTATGAGAGATTACGATCATACTATTGTAGGTTCTAAAGAAGACTATAACGAGATTATGGCTAGTAAAGAAGAGTACATTTATTAA